A genomic segment from Klebsiella africana encodes:
- a CDS encoding MFS transporter has product MSHRFLVPRLSLMMFMQFFIWGSWSVTLGLVMTRYEMSLLIGDAFSAGPIASILSPFVLGMLVDRFFASQKVMAVMHLAGAAILWFVPQALVAQNGALLIGLLFGYTLCYMPTLALTNNIAFHSLANIDKTFPVVRVFGTIGWIIAGICIGVTGISDTTGIFTLAALCSVALAIYSLTLPHTPAPAKGMPVQFRDLLCADAFALLKTRHFLIFSLCATLISVPLGTYYAYTASYLADAGVKDVSTAMSFGQMSEIVFMLVIPLLFRRLGVKYMLLIGMAAWFVRYAFFALGVSEEGRFLLYLGILLHGVCYDFFFVVGFIYTDRVAGEKVKGQAQSMIVMFTYGIGMLLGSQISGALYNRLVAGQSVPQAWVTFWWIPAVAAAVIALIFLFSFQYNEKEPH; this is encoded by the coding sequence GTGAGCCACCGTTTTCTGGTGCCGCGGCTGTCGTTAATGATGTTTATGCAGTTCTTTATCTGGGGCAGCTGGTCGGTGACCCTGGGGCTGGTGATGACCCGCTATGAGATGTCATTGCTGATCGGCGATGCGTTCTCCGCCGGGCCAATCGCCTCCATCTTGTCTCCCTTTGTGCTGGGGATGCTGGTGGATCGCTTTTTCGCCTCGCAGAAGGTGATGGCGGTGATGCACCTGGCCGGGGCGGCGATCCTGTGGTTTGTCCCCCAGGCGCTGGTGGCGCAGAACGGCGCCCTGCTGATTGGCCTGCTGTTCGGCTATACGCTGTGCTATATGCCGACCCTGGCGCTGACCAACAATATCGCCTTTCACAGCCTGGCGAACATCGATAAAACCTTCCCGGTGGTTCGCGTGTTCGGCACCATCGGCTGGATTATCGCCGGGATCTGCATCGGGGTGACCGGTATCTCTGATACCACCGGCATCTTCACCCTGGCGGCGCTCTGTTCGGTCGCGCTGGCGATTTACAGCCTGACGCTGCCCCACACCCCGGCGCCGGCCAAAGGTATGCCGGTTCAGTTTCGCGACCTGCTATGCGCGGACGCCTTCGCGCTGCTGAAAACCCGCCATTTCCTGATTTTCTCCCTCTGCGCCACCTTAATTTCCGTGCCGTTAGGCACCTATTACGCCTATACCGCGTCGTATCTGGCGGATGCCGGCGTCAAAGATGTCAGCACCGCGATGTCCTTCGGCCAGATGTCAGAGATCGTCTTTATGCTGGTGATCCCGCTGCTGTTCCGTCGTCTCGGGGTGAAATACATGCTGCTCATCGGCATGGCGGCGTGGTTTGTCCGCTACGCCTTTTTCGCCCTCGGGGTCAGCGAGGAGGGGCGCTTCCTGCTCTATCTGGGCATTTTGCTGCACGGCGTGTGCTATGACTTTTTCTTTGTCGTCGGCTTTATCTACACCGACCGCGTGGCGGGCGAGAAGGTCAAAGGCCAGGCGCAGAGCATGATTGTAATGTTCACCTACGGGATCGGCATGCTGCTGGGCTCGCAGATCTCCGGCGCGCTGTATAACCGCCTGGTGGCCGGCCAGAGCGTGCCGCAGGCCTGGGTGACCTTCTGGTGGATCCCGGCGGTGGCCGCCGCGGTTATCGCGCTGATTTTCCTTTTCTCTTTCCAGTACAACGAGAAAGAGCCGCACTAA
- a CDS encoding sugar phosphate isomerase/epimerase family protein, translating to MKTIKGPGIFLAQFIGSQAPFNTLAGVAQWAAGLGYKALQIPCNHPAIFDVERAAASQTYCDEVSGTLAEHGLVISELSTHLEGQLVAVHPAYDAAFDAFAPAALHGDPQARQRWAVEKVRQAAVASGRLGLKAHATFSGALAWPFFYPWPPHNQPLLDEAFAELARRWRPLLDLFDEQGVDVCYEIHPGEDLHDGVTFERFLALVDNHPRCNMLYDPSHLHLQQMDYLTYIDIYHSRIKAFHVKDAEFRRNGRNGVYGGYQPWQQRAGRFRSPGDGQIDFKGVFSKLTEYDFAGWAVLEWECCLKDSETGAREGSEFIRRHIIPVSGRAFDDFAAGGRE from the coding sequence ATGAAAACGATTAAGGGTCCGGGCATTTTTCTGGCGCAGTTTATCGGCTCGCAGGCGCCGTTTAACACCCTGGCGGGGGTGGCGCAGTGGGCCGCCGGCCTGGGGTACAAGGCATTACAGATCCCCTGCAACCATCCGGCGATTTTCGATGTCGAGCGGGCGGCGGCGAGCCAGACCTACTGCGACGAGGTCAGCGGCACCCTGGCGGAGCATGGGCTGGTGATCAGCGAGCTGTCCACTCACCTTGAAGGACAGCTGGTGGCGGTGCATCCGGCGTATGATGCGGCGTTTGACGCCTTCGCCCCGGCGGCGCTGCATGGCGATCCGCAGGCGCGCCAGCGCTGGGCGGTGGAGAAAGTGCGCCAGGCGGCGGTGGCCTCCGGCCGCCTGGGGCTGAAAGCGCATGCGACCTTTTCCGGGGCGCTGGCATGGCCCTTTTTTTATCCGTGGCCGCCGCACAATCAGCCGCTTCTGGATGAGGCCTTTGCCGAGCTGGCCCGGCGCTGGCGGCCGCTGCTGGATCTCTTCGACGAACAGGGCGTCGATGTCTGCTATGAGATCCACCCCGGCGAAGACCTGCATGATGGCGTGACCTTTGAGCGTTTTCTCGCGCTGGTGGATAACCATCCGCGCTGCAATATGCTCTATGACCCGAGTCATCTGCACCTGCAGCAGATGGACTACCTGACCTATATCGATATCTATCACTCGCGAATTAAAGCGTTTCACGTCAAGGACGCCGAATTTCGCCGCAACGGGCGCAATGGCGTCTACGGCGGATACCAGCCCTGGCAGCAGCGGGCTGGGCGTTTCCGCTCTCCCGGCGACGGGCAGATCGACTTCAAGGGGGTGTTCAGTAAGCTGACCGAATATGATTTTGCCGGCTGGGCGGTGCTGGAGTGGGAGTGCTGCCTGAAGGATAGTGAGACCGGCGCGCGCGAGGGTAGCGAGTTTATCCGCCGCCATATCATTCCCGTTTCCGGGCGGGCCTTTGATGACTTTGCCGCCGGCGGGAGGGAATAA
- the pheP gene encoding phenylalanine transporter yields the protein MKDASTSSDAVEESGPTLHRGLQNRHIQLIALGGAIGTGLFLGIGPAIQMAGPAVLLGYAVAGIVAFLIMRQLGEMVVEEPVSGSFAHFAYKYWGPFAGFLSGWNYWVMFVLVGMAELTAAGIYMQYWLPDVPTWVWAAAFFLIINAVNLVNVRLYGEAEFWFALIKVLAIIGMIAFGLWMLFGGHGGSNAGFDNLWKHGGFLATGWHGLILSLAVIMFSFGGLELIGITAAEAQNPEKSIPKAVNQVVYRILLFYIGSLVVLLALYPWVEIKSDSSPFVMIFHNLDSNVVASALNFVILVASLSVYNSGVYSNSRMLFGLSVQGNAPTFLARVSKRGVPVNSLLLSGIITSLVVVLNYLLPHEALGLLMALVVATLLLNWSMICMAHLKFRAAQRRKGRESKFKALLAPASNYFCIAFLGLILVLMCTIDGMRLSAILLPVWIIFLFIAFKLLRRPA from the coding sequence GTGAAAGACGCGTCAACGTCGTCGGATGCCGTAGAAGAGAGCGGCCCGACGCTTCATCGCGGTTTACAGAACCGACACATTCAACTTATCGCCCTTGGCGGCGCGATTGGCACCGGCCTGTTTCTCGGCATTGGTCCCGCTATCCAGATGGCCGGTCCGGCGGTCTTATTGGGCTATGCCGTGGCCGGGATTGTCGCTTTTCTAATTATGCGCCAGCTGGGCGAGATGGTGGTGGAAGAGCCGGTATCCGGCTCCTTTGCCCACTTTGCCTACAAATACTGGGGCCCGTTCGCCGGCTTCCTGTCCGGCTGGAACTACTGGGTGATGTTCGTGCTGGTGGGAATGGCGGAGCTGACCGCCGCCGGGATCTATATGCAGTACTGGCTGCCCGATGTCCCGACCTGGGTCTGGGCGGCGGCTTTCTTCCTCATTATTAACGCCGTCAACCTGGTCAACGTGCGACTGTATGGCGAAGCGGAGTTCTGGTTCGCGCTGATCAAGGTGCTGGCGATTATCGGTATGATTGCCTTTGGCCTGTGGATGCTGTTTGGCGGCCACGGCGGCAGCAACGCCGGGTTCGACAACTTGTGGAAACACGGCGGCTTCCTCGCCACCGGCTGGCACGGCCTTATTCTGTCGCTGGCAGTAATTATGTTCTCCTTCGGTGGGCTGGAGCTTATCGGCATTACCGCCGCCGAAGCGCAAAATCCGGAAAAGAGCATTCCAAAAGCGGTCAACCAGGTGGTTTATCGTATCCTGCTGTTCTATATCGGTTCGCTGGTAGTGCTGCTGGCGCTCTACCCGTGGGTGGAGATCAAATCTGACAGCAGCCCGTTTGTGATGATTTTCCATAATCTTGACAGCAACGTGGTGGCCTCCGCGCTAAACTTCGTCATTCTGGTGGCTTCGCTGTCGGTCTATAACAGCGGCGTCTATTCCAACAGCCGGATGCTGTTCGGCCTGTCGGTACAGGGCAATGCGCCGACGTTCCTCGCCCGCGTCAGCAAACGCGGCGTGCCGGTGAACTCCCTGCTGCTGTCGGGGATTATCACTTCGCTGGTGGTGGTGCTGAACTACCTGCTGCCGCATGAAGCGCTGGGACTGCTGATGGCCCTGGTGGTGGCGACGCTGCTGCTGAACTGGAGCATGATCTGTATGGCGCACCTGAAGTTCCGCGCCGCCCAGCGCCGCAAAGGGCGTGAATCGAAGTTCAAAGCGCTGCTGGCGCCCGCCAGCAACTACTTCTGCATTGCTTTCCTTGGGCTGATTCTGGTGCTGATGTGCACTATCGACGGCATGCGTCTGTCGGCGATCCTGCTGCCGGTGTGGATTATCTTCCTGTTTATCGCCTTCAAACTGCTGCGCCGTCCGGCGTAA
- a CDS encoding LacI family DNA-binding transcriptional regulator: MSIQKIARLAGVSVATVSRVLNNSDTVKAKNRERVLQAIKESNYQPNLLARQLRTARSNMILVMVSNIANPFCAEVVKGIEEEAEKNGYRILLCNSGSDLARSTSGLQLLSGKMVDGIITMNALSSLPELTTMIGDAPWVQCAEYADTGSISCVGINDVEAAQGAVSRLADGGRRRIALINHDLSYRYARLRERGYKSVLHVHGLAYQQVTYAQDLSAAAGKRAMEQLLSQDEQPDAVFAVSDSLAAGALRAIDQAGLRVPEDIAVIGFDGTELAEVVSPQLTTVEQPSRAIGRTAVSLLMKRIDDPDAAVERVMMDWRVIARASA, encoded by the coding sequence ATGTCTATTCAGAAAATTGCTCGTCTGGCCGGCGTCTCGGTGGCCACGGTGTCGCGGGTGCTGAACAACAGCGATACGGTAAAAGCCAAAAACCGTGAGCGCGTGCTGCAGGCGATCAAAGAGAGCAACTATCAGCCGAACCTGCTGGCGCGTCAGCTGCGAACCGCTCGCAGCAATATGATCCTGGTGATGGTCTCCAATATCGCTAACCCCTTTTGCGCCGAGGTGGTGAAGGGGATAGAAGAAGAGGCGGAGAAGAATGGCTACCGCATTCTGCTGTGTAATTCCGGGTCGGATCTGGCCCGATCGACCTCGGGCCTGCAGCTGCTCTCCGGCAAAATGGTCGACGGCATTATTACCATGAACGCGCTCTCCAGCCTGCCGGAATTGACCACCATGATTGGCGATGCGCCCTGGGTGCAGTGCGCGGAGTATGCCGACACCGGCAGCATCTCCTGCGTCGGGATTAACGACGTCGAGGCGGCCCAGGGGGCGGTGTCCCGACTGGCCGACGGCGGCCGCCGCCGCATCGCGCTCATTAATCATGACCTCAGCTATCGCTACGCTCGTCTGCGCGAGCGCGGTTATAAAAGCGTGCTGCACGTGCACGGTCTGGCGTATCAGCAGGTGACCTACGCGCAGGATCTTAGCGCGGCGGCCGGTAAACGGGCGATGGAGCAACTGCTGTCGCAAGACGAGCAGCCCGACGCAGTGTTTGCCGTTTCGGACTCCCTCGCCGCCGGGGCGCTGCGGGCGATTGACCAGGCCGGACTGCGGGTGCCGGAGGATATCGCGGTGATCGGCTTCGATGGCACCGAGCTGGCGGAAGTTGTCTCCCCGCAACTGACCACCGTCGAACAGCCCTCCCGGGCGATCGGCCGCACGGCGGTGTCTCTGTTAATGAAACGCATCGACGATCCCGACGCCGCCGTCGAGCGGGTGATGATGGACTGGCGCGTGATAGCCCGCGCCAGCGCCTGA
- a CDS encoding MFS transporter gives MNTSAVSPGRAGLLLLLSGQMLPLIDTSITNVALDAITHTLAASATQLELIVALYGVAFAVCLAMGSKLGDNYGRRRLFMWGVALFGIASLLCGMANSIGALLAARTLQGAGAALIVPQILATLHVTLKGPAHARAISLYGGIGGIAFIVGQMGGGWLVSADIAGLGWRNAFFINVPICLLVLALSRRYVPETRRETPSRIDWQGTLYLALILCCLLFPMALGPELHWPLWLQLMLVAVLPLLFAMRQSALHQQQRGDHPLLPPRLLQLTSIRFGMAIALLFFSAWSGFMFCMALTMQEGLGMAPWQSGNSFIALGVAYFISALYAPRLIARYSMGRILLTGLAVQIAGLLLLCATFSRFGVATSALTLVPATALIGYGQALIVNSFYRIGMRDISASDAGAGSAILSTLQQATLGLGPAILGSLFLALARRGGGNYPQALIDFLLVEVAMMLLLGAIALWLRHHLNRQPATVAS, from the coding sequence ATGAATACGTCTGCTGTTTCACCCGGCCGCGCCGGTCTGTTGCTGCTGCTGAGCGGCCAGATGCTGCCGCTTATTGATACCTCGATCACCAATGTGGCGCTGGACGCCATCACCCACACCCTGGCGGCCAGCGCCACGCAGCTGGAGCTTATCGTCGCGCTGTACGGCGTCGCCTTTGCCGTCTGCCTGGCGATGGGCAGTAAGCTCGGCGATAACTACGGTCGCCGGCGCCTGTTTATGTGGGGCGTCGCCCTCTTTGGCATCGCTTCCCTGCTGTGCGGGATGGCGAACAGCATCGGCGCCCTGCTGGCGGCCCGCACCCTGCAGGGTGCCGGGGCGGCGCTGATTGTGCCGCAGATCCTCGCGACCCTGCACGTCACCCTCAAAGGCCCCGCCCACGCCAGGGCCATCAGCTTATATGGCGGCATCGGCGGGATCGCCTTTATCGTCGGTCAGATGGGCGGCGGCTGGCTGGTGTCGGCGGACATCGCCGGGCTGGGCTGGCGCAACGCCTTTTTTATCAATGTGCCGATCTGCCTGCTGGTGCTGGCTCTGAGCCGCCGCTATGTGCCGGAAACCCGTCGCGAGACGCCGTCGCGGATTGACTGGCAGGGTACGCTGTACCTCGCGCTGATCCTCTGCTGCCTGCTGTTCCCGATGGCCCTCGGTCCGGAGCTGCACTGGCCGCTGTGGCTGCAGCTGATGCTGGTGGCGGTCCTGCCGCTGCTGTTCGCCATGCGTCAGAGCGCTCTGCATCAGCAGCAGCGCGGCGACCATCCCCTGCTGCCGCCGCGTCTGCTGCAGTTAACCAGCATCCGCTTCGGGATGGCCATCGCCCTGCTGTTTTTCAGCGCCTGGTCCGGCTTTATGTTCTGCATGGCGCTGACCATGCAGGAGGGGCTGGGGATGGCGCCGTGGCAGTCCGGCAATAGCTTTATCGCCCTCGGCGTGGCCTATTTTATTTCGGCGCTGTATGCCCCGCGGCTTATCGCCCGCTATAGCATGGGGCGGATCCTGTTGACCGGTCTGGCGGTGCAGATTGCCGGACTCCTGCTGCTGTGCGCCACCTTCTCCCGCTTCGGCGTCGCCACCAGCGCCCTGACGCTGGTCCCCGCCACGGCGCTGATCGGCTATGGCCAGGCGCTGATCGTCAACAGCTTTTACCGGATTGGTATGCGCGATATCAGCGCCAGCGACGCCGGGGCCGGGAGCGCAATCCTCAGCACCCTGCAGCAGGCGACCCTCGGTCTCGGACCGGCTATCCTTGGTTCGCTGTTCCTGGCGCTGGCCCGTCGCGGCGGCGGAAACTATCCGCAGGCGCTGATTGATTTTCTGCTGGTCGAGGTGGCCATGATGCTGTTGCTGGGGGCGATAGCGCTGTGGCTACGCCATCATCTCAACCGACAGCCGGCGACGGTGGCCTCGTAA
- a CDS encoding Gfo/Idh/MocA family protein yields MIQVAIIGAGFIGPAHLEALRRLGDVEVVALCDSSLEAAQHKANALNIAHAYDSVEALLAHPGLQVVHNCTPNHLHAQINRQIFAAGLHVFSEKPLCMTAGEARELVALAARAGVVHGVSFVYRQFAMVQQAAAMIRHGEVGRIFAAHGSYLQDWMLLETDYNWRVDSAQGGASRTVADIGSHWCDTVQFMTGRRIVEVMADLSIVWPTRKALVNGKATFSAVHETQKYETRPVNTEDIGSVLLRFDDGSKGSFMVSQVSAGRKNRLAVEINGSLCSLAWDQEVPQRLWIGHREQPDRLLSDDPSLLRPEAAASAHYPGGHIEGWPDAFKNMMGHFYQAVRAGKMPAAGARRFAAFDDGADVMYIIEAIVKSHQEQRWVSVER; encoded by the coding sequence ATGATTCAGGTTGCGATTATCGGGGCAGGGTTTATTGGCCCGGCGCATCTGGAGGCGCTGCGGCGTCTGGGTGATGTTGAGGTCGTGGCGCTGTGCGACAGCAGCCTTGAAGCGGCGCAGCACAAAGCAAACGCGCTGAACATTGCCCATGCCTACGACAGCGTGGAAGCGCTGCTGGCGCATCCTGGGCTGCAGGTGGTGCATAACTGTACGCCGAACCATCTGCACGCCCAGATTAACCGGCAGATCTTCGCCGCCGGGCTGCACGTCTTCTCCGAAAAACCGCTGTGTATGACGGCGGGGGAGGCGCGGGAGCTGGTGGCGCTTGCCGCCCGGGCTGGCGTGGTGCATGGCGTCAGCTTCGTCTATCGCCAGTTCGCCATGGTCCAGCAGGCGGCGGCGATGATCCGCCATGGCGAGGTCGGCAGAATCTTCGCGGCCCACGGCAGCTATCTGCAGGACTGGATGCTGCTGGAGACCGACTACAACTGGCGGGTCGATTCGGCGCAGGGCGGTGCGTCGCGGACGGTGGCCGACATCGGCTCCCACTGGTGCGATACCGTGCAGTTTATGACCGGTCGGCGGATTGTCGAGGTGATGGCGGATCTGTCTATCGTCTGGCCAACGCGTAAAGCGCTGGTCAATGGCAAAGCGACCTTCAGCGCCGTTCACGAGACGCAGAAGTATGAAACGCGGCCTGTCAATACCGAGGACATTGGCTCAGTACTGTTGCGTTTTGATGATGGCAGCAAGGGTAGCTTTATGGTCTCCCAGGTGAGCGCCGGGCGGAAAAACCGTCTGGCGGTGGAGATTAACGGTAGCCTTTGCTCCCTGGCCTGGGATCAGGAAGTGCCCCAGCGGCTATGGATCGGTCACCGCGAGCAGCCGGATCGCCTGCTCAGCGACGACCCGAGCCTGCTGCGGCCGGAGGCCGCCGCCAGCGCCCATTACCCCGGCGGCCATATTGAGGGCTGGCCGGACGCCTTTAAAAATATGATGGGGCATTTTTATCAGGCAGTGCGCGCCGGGAAGATGCCGGCGGCCGGGGCCCGGCGCTTCGCCGCTTTCGACGACGGCGCCGATGTGATGTACATCATCGAGGCGATCGTCAAAAGCCATCAGGAACAGCGCTGGGTCAGCGTCGAACGCTGA
- a CDS encoding mechanosensitive ion channel family protein: MQELISQIAALGIEITPTRSLMIIFGIILFTAVVVHLILHKVVLRAFEKRALASSHLWLQIITQNKLFHRLAFTLQGIIVNVQAVLWLQKGSEAAEILTTVAQLWVMIYAMLSFFSLLDVILKLAQKFPAASQLPLKGIFQGIKLVTAIIIGILIISLLIGQSPAILISGLGAMAAVLMLVFKDPILGLVAGIQLSANDMLKLGDWLEMPKYGADGAVIDIGLTTVKVRNWDNTITTIPTWSLVSDSFKNWSGMSASGGRRIKRSLNIDTTSIHFLDEQEQQRLIRAKLLKPYMDSRHEEISAWNQQYAGEQSILNERRMTNVGTFRAYLQEYLRHHPRIRQDMTLMVRQLAPDANGLPIEIYCFTNTVVWAEYEGIQADIFDHVFAVVDEFGLRIHQTPTGNDIRALTGAFSR, from the coding sequence ATGCAGGAATTAATATCGCAAATTGCCGCCTTAGGAATCGAAATAACCCCCACCCGCTCGCTGATGATTATCTTCGGCATTATCTTGTTCACCGCTGTGGTCGTGCATCTGATATTGCACAAAGTGGTCCTGCGCGCATTTGAAAAACGGGCGCTGGCCAGCAGCCATCTGTGGCTGCAAATCATCACGCAGAATAAACTCTTTCACCGACTGGCCTTTACCCTGCAGGGGATCATCGTCAACGTCCAGGCGGTGCTGTGGCTGCAAAAAGGCAGCGAGGCCGCGGAAATATTAACCACCGTGGCCCAGCTATGGGTGATGATATATGCCATGCTGTCCTTCTTCTCGCTGCTGGATGTGATTTTAAAGCTGGCGCAGAAATTTCCCGCCGCCTCACAGCTGCCGCTGAAGGGCATATTCCAGGGAATTAAGCTGGTGACGGCGATTATTATCGGCATTCTGATTATTTCGCTACTGATAGGTCAGTCACCGGCGATCCTGATTAGCGGGCTCGGCGCGATGGCCGCGGTGCTGATGCTGGTGTTTAAAGATCCGATCCTCGGCCTGGTGGCCGGTATTCAGCTCTCGGCTAACGATATGCTCAAGCTTGGCGACTGGCTGGAGATGCCGAAGTACGGTGCCGACGGCGCGGTGATCGATATCGGCCTCACCACGGTCAAGGTGCGCAACTGGGACAACACCATCACTACCATTCCGACCTGGTCGCTGGTCTCCGACTCGTTTAAAAACTGGAGCGGCATGTCGGCCTCCGGCGGCCGCCGCATCAAACGCAGCCTTAACATAGACACCACCAGCATTCATTTTCTTGATGAACAGGAGCAGCAGCGCCTGATCCGGGCGAAATTACTTAAACCCTATATGGATTCACGCCACGAAGAGATAAGCGCCTGGAACCAGCAGTACGCCGGGGAGCAATCGATCCTCAACGAGCGGCGGATGACCAACGTCGGCACCTTCCGCGCCTATCTGCAGGAGTATTTACGCCATCATCCGCGCATCCGCCAGGATATGACCCTGATGGTGCGCCAGCTGGCGCCGGATGCCAACGGCTTGCCGATCGAGATCTACTGCTTCACTAACACCGTGGTATGGGCGGAATATGAGGGCATCCAGGCGGATATTTTCGACCATGTCTTCGCCGTGGTGGATGAGTTTGGCTTACGCATTCATCAAACGCCCACCGGCAACGACATTCGCGCGCTGACCGGCGCCTTCTCCCGCTGA
- a CDS encoding Exc2 family lipoprotein, whose protein sequence is MRLSTAVLALSCALATLTGCTSSKSSPERHAYAFVAHRSDFVGGNFTVNRQENYRLNLPTFTAMYARGQQDKATGMSESDARRTAEAIKQQAAQGTRTEHAFTGNASDKWDNAMENKDAILFGNELSGAYLDGYLGVK, encoded by the coding sequence ATGAGGCTCTCTACCGCGGTTCTCGCCCTCAGCTGTGCCCTGGCTACACTTACCGGCTGCACCTCGTCAAAATCGTCACCGGAACGCCACGCTTACGCGTTTGTCGCCCACCGCTCCGATTTTGTCGGCGGTAATTTCACCGTCAACCGCCAGGAAAATTACCGTTTAAACCTGCCGACCTTCACGGCAATGTACGCCCGCGGCCAGCAGGATAAAGCCACTGGCATGAGTGAAAGCGACGCCCGCCGCACCGCCGAGGCCATCAAACAGCAGGCGGCGCAGGGCACCCGCACCGAGCACGCCTTTACCGGCAACGCCAGCGACAAATGGGATAATGCGATGGAAAATAAAGATGCCATCCTGTTCGGCAACGAGCTCTCCGGTGCCTATCTCGACGGCTATCTTGGGGTGAAATAA